One Salvia miltiorrhiza cultivar Shanhuang (shh) chromosome 6, IMPLAD_Smil_shh, whole genome shotgun sequence genomic window, CTGGGAACAGTAAGCTGTCAAACTTCAGATTTTGCATCTTCTCAACATGAAACTTAacaatggaagagaagaaacaCACTGTTTTTCATAAAGCCCACAGTTTGAATGCCTTTATTTAGTTTGATTTTGTGATGAGCTTTTCCTTGATTGTACATAGAAAGTAGTAGGAAGATTTTCTCCATAAGCTTGAAGCTCAACTTCTCTACAAAATTATCCTCGATGCGAATAACACAATTCAATAGATGCAAACAGCAATCTAAGTTGcaattattaaatatatcaaCAACAAGCATGATACAGAGATGAGTAAGCAGTAAAAGCAAGTTGTGCCAAGATATTGTTAGAAAGGGTTACAATAAAAAGTGCAGTATATGAAATTGGTAATAACTTTGTAAAGACCACTGGCCAATTTTACACTCAAGACCAGGCAGACCTGAAGAAGAGAAGGGCACATGGAAAAAATAGACCCACACCACAACTCCCAACTCGAACCAGACGCACCCCTACAACCCACTTGAGTTTTATCTATCCTTGTCACCAACAACTCATTTCTCGAGTTTGAATTCATATCTCCACCAGTGACAGTGAGTTGAGTTACCAACAAAGTTAAAAATTTGCTCAGGTCAAATCACACAAATTTGATGATTTACAGGCATGTGCTTACCGTTCTTTCAGTGAAACCTCTCTTCATCATCGAAATGCAAACTCTCAATACCCTTTATTGTAGAGTCATAGTTCTTAATGCTAGAATTATTCACCCCAGAAGAGGTATGCTTTGCATTCGAGGATCCACCAAGCGGAAAGCTTCTTTGCCCACTTGATGTTTTGTTTGCAGTAGCTGGACTAGCCTCGGGAGTCCGAGAGCGAGTGGGATCAGAATCATTTCCCAAAGTAAAAGTTTCGCGGCTTCCAGAAACAGTACCGCGTCTCAGTGTTCCGCTAGACCTTCCGAAGAAAGTGGAGCTTGAGAGCtgcaacaaaaaaagaaaagagggaTTTAATAACCATCATTGTTGTACAAGATCATAGCAGTAAATACTTGAACCAAGTCTTGACTCCCAACTCTACGTGTCTAATTTTAATCTTGAAGGAAACCAATATGATTTTTTAAAGTTATATCATGAAATGTCTTTTCTAATTTCATCTACTGTATATTATACACCAATTGAAGCCCCTTATCAAATCTGGAACCACCAAAATGACGAATTAATATCTCACCAAAGCATCCTTGCTTCCTGAATCATTTGCAGCTGGACTCTTCTCTCTAGATATTCTAGCATTTATAATCTGTCCAGATCTTCTTCCTGAAGGATCTCCTGAAGAAGTGCCAACTACCCTTCCTTCTTCATCACCTGCTGCTAAGTCAAATAAGGAAAGGAGAGATCTCAAAATGCCAGATCAATAGAAGTAACACACTACGAGATACAAAGCTCAGATGTGATATTGTTTAGTCCACATTGCAAAGAATGGAACATACCAGGCAGCCGTTCACCACTGGGAACCGCAGGGGGCAGGGCTGAGCTTGTCCCAGCTCCTGGGCCCTGAGAGAGGCAAACACATCCATAAATTGAGATATTATGCTTTAAACGCTTAAAGATTTTAGTCACTTACAAGAGAGCGTGAAGGAGGAGCAGCCATCTGAGACTGCTGATACTTCAAGATAGTCCAATCAAAAACATAGTCAAATTGGAAACCTGCAGGGAAAACAAAATGTATGGAAACAGTTAAAGTTTTTATCACCCTTCAAAGCCCAATGAATTGTGCCACAGTATGGTGTTCGCTAAAGTAGGGAAACTGGAAGAAATATCCAAACCTTCACGAATGAAGAGGTCACGGAATATCCTCTTAAGATAAGCATATTCTGGTTTATCTTCAAAGCGCAGTGAACGACAATAATGAAAATATGATGCAAACTCAGTTGGATAACCCCTGCACAAGGCCTGGAACGAATGTAAGTCAGCATTTATACATCCACATAAAGCAAGCATGGTCCAACCACAGCTTCCCATGATAAACTTACCTCTATAGAGGTTGAAACCTTTTTCTcacttattttctcatatttctGTTTCTTAGTTCCTGCTTTAAGTCCCTGCCAAGGAAGACTGTACAGAGGGCATGTCAATTGGCAATTCTAAGTACATCAGCAGAAACTACAAAATATGATGAATTGGTTACCTTCCTCTCAAGAAGTACATCAGCACAAATCCAAGAGATTCCAAATCATCTCTCCTGCTTTGTTCTATGGTCAATATCAATAGCATCTCAATAAAGTAGTAATTGTACCAGAAATCAGTGTTGTAATCATATTCAAATAATACATGGCAAGATAAAGAAATATACCTATACCCAGGTGAGTATTCATACTGGCATATCGTGCAGTCCCAGTCAAGTTTTTGTTCTCCCTGCAGCGATTGCAATAATGtagattaaaattaaacttTTCAGACAGAGAAACCCCGATCCATAGTTCAGAAGTTAACTGACAACAAGTGTTTAAAGAATTGGCACTTCAAAGACACAATAAAGATTTTACTCCAGCAGATCCCTCAACACTTCCGCGTGAAAACAGTCTAATCTACAAAACTTCACAATTAAGTCTATGAGTGAAAGCGAGATGGGacttaaatttatattaaaattgaaagtgacaaattaattatattttggacCAGACCCATGAAAGATCATATCATGCAAATAAAAACAGACATTTAATAGCtcagaatttgttgaaaataataaataatgctACAGAACTAATGTTTGTAATGTCAATAAGCACCAGCAAGAAGGCTAAGtaacaattaaattaatgttAACCGGCTTACTCTTTAGAAATTGAAACTGTTTAAAATATTGCATCCTTACTCTTTAGAAATTGAAACTGTTTAAAATATTGCATCCCAATTACCACCAGGACTTGAAAAACGAAATGAAAGACACAGTTTCTcagaataaattgaaatataCATAATGAGTTTGACAGCTTTTGTTTATATGAAACCAATTATTAGTGTGCCAACATTTAATTTCTCTATTCAAAagctataaacataaaactcttTAAGACGGTAGGAAGTTCACATGGCCTAGATTACATACATGACTGATGAGTGATGACTGCACCCCATAATCTTATATAACTTGAAACTAAACAATCAAATTCGATGCAGTGTAGCTATTTGAGAGATTGAGCAAGAATCGTGAGAATCTCTCACATTTGAATTTCTAGTGCAATACCGATGCTCATCTTACCTGTAAGGAATATGTTGATGAGTAGAACTGTCTCTATATTTCTTTGCCAAACCAAAATCAATGACGTATACCTAATAATAATGCCAGCAGACACAAATTACATTCAGCAAACAAATTCTGCTATTACACACAAAAAAAATGGCAAGATAAGGACCTGATTGGCACGCCGTCCCAAGCCCATGAGGAAATTATCGGGCTTGATATCTCGATGTAAAAATGATTTTGAATGGACGAACTCAACACGATTAATCTGACAGAACGATAAGGCAAAccttataaataaatacatcCATGTAAAACTAAtgctaagaaaaaaaaatctatagtAGGAAGGCGATTACAAAAGAGATAAAgctaaaatatgaaaataatgaCCATTTGATCTGCAAGCATGAGAACTGTCTTCAGAGAAAGTTTCCtactgcaaaaattgaaaagatctTCCAGACTGGGTCCAAGCAAGTCCATAACCAGAACATTGTAGTCTCCTTCCACACCAAACCATCTTACATTCGGTATCCCAGCTGCAGTGTCGTGGCTAAAATTAGAGTTCATGACATGATTGAAACAAAAATTTGGTTAGTAAGCAAATAACGAAGTGAACGCTGCTTGAATCATTACTTCCGCCTTGTAGAATTCTGTACAACTTTGACTCGTAGAGCAATTGAGGATGTTTTGTCTTCACATTTTCCTGAAAACGCCAAATGTGGTGGCATTAAAAACTATAGCCAAAAATACTGTTGAATTTGCAGCACAACATCCTCAGCACATGCAACATTTTCTTAAATATGATGCTACATtgcaatataaatataaatgccatttcagtttctgattcttaattatcaaataagagCTTAGTACGTGAAGGTTTGAAGTTGCAATGGTTTCCATCTCTCAGGAACCACAAACATCACCATCAATGTTCTTAAACTTTAAATCTTTGGGGGTGTGGGTTCTTCCAAGATTTTGATCTAATGAGGCACTCtttgtataaaaaaatataactgaTCTCATGAAGAAGAATTTCCTATTGATAACTTCAGAAACAAAGAATGGAGCTCCCAATTCAATTGCTATGAACATAACATGCATCTGTTCTGCTGCACTTAGTAGTTGTATTATTGAAATTCTCACATACACATCAAccaatatttttcatttattttttgttggGTCAGGGCAGTCATTAAGCATGCTTCAGGTagtaaataaaaaagataacaTTGCAACATCCGTTGTATCAACAAGAAATAATATTACGACTAGATTTCCACACAtttcttattaaaaaaattctGAGGATAACTTTTCAACACATATATTCTATTAATGCTATACCCACCAAGTTATAAAATTGAGTTCTAGAAGTAAAGAAACTAATGTCCTTTTAGACAATATGTAAGGAACACCAAACCAGAAGCAATAATCTATAAGTATGTAATCTGTGCTGATATGATAAATATAAAATCCGGGGCACCTAAACAGGCAACAGATGATAACTTAGCAACATTTCACTTATCTCATGATCTGTTGGTCAAGGAACAAAAGAGCTCCAGCAAGAAGGTATGTTAGTCAAGATTGCAAGGGCGAATTTAGATTTTCCATATCTAACTGAATATTCAGATAAACTCTTCTCTTTTGCTCAACCAAATCACAGAAATGTGCTTTTTAATAATAAGTTTTACAAGTACCACCAAGTTCCATACAAGGTAAATAAGAAACAGCTTCACAAGCAAGTAACACCGAGGTGAAGAAAATATGTTAATGGCACAAAACTGAGAAAGCCTAGACATAACAAGCCACTCAATCatgaaaaaacaataaaacccTTAATTCAGAGAAGAAAGAAAACGAGAACACTAGAGCTGAAGGATATTGTAACCTACCTTCCATCCAAATTGAAGCCGAGTCTTTGTGTTACATAAAAATAACCAAACCAGTCATAGCAATCAAAACTCATAAAATGC contains:
- the LOC130988434 gene encoding casein kinase 1-like protein 2 isoform X1 is translated as MEPRVGNKYRLGRKIGSGSFGEIYLGTNIQTNDEVAIKLENVKTKHPQLLYESKLYRILQGGTGIPNVRWFGVEGDYNVLVMDLLGPSLEDLFNFCSRKLSLKTVLMLADQMINRVEFVHSKSFLHRDIKPDNFLMGLGRRANQVYVIDFGLAKKYRDSSTHQHIPYRENKNLTGTARYASMNTHLGIEQSRRDDLESLGFVLMYFLRGSLPWQGLKAGTKKQKYEKISEKKVSTSIEALCRGYPTEFASYFHYCRSLRFEDKPEYAYLKRIFRDLFIREGFQFDYVFDWTILKYQQSQMAAPPSRSLGPGAGTSSALPPAVPSGERLPAAGDEEGRVVGTSSGDPSGRRSGQIINARISREKSPAANDSGSKDALLSSSTFFGRSSGTLRRGTVSGSRETFTLGNDSDPTRSRTPEASPATANKTSSGQRSFPLGGSSNAKHTSSGVNNSSIKNYDSTIKGIESLHFDDEERFH
- the LOC130988434 gene encoding casein kinase 1-like protein 2 isoform X2, yielding MEPRVGNKYRLGRKIGSGSFGEIYLGTNIQTNDEVAIKLENVKTKHPQLLYESKLYRILQGGTGIPNVRWFGVEGDYNVLVMDLLGPSLEDLFNFCSRKLSLKTVLMLADQMINRVEFVHSKSFLHRDIKPDNFLMGLGRRANQVYVIDFGLAKKYRDSSTHQHIPYRENKNLTGTARYASMNTHLGIEQSRRDDLESLGFVLMYFLRGSLPWQGLKAGTKKQKYEKISEKKVSTSIEALCRGYPTEFASYFHYCRSLRFEDKPEYAYLKRIFRDLFIREGFQFDYVFDWTILKYQQSQMAAPPSRSLGPGAGTSSALPPAVPSGERLPAGDEEGRVVGTSSGDPSGRRSGQIINARISREKSPAANDSGSKDALLSSSTFFGRSSGTLRRGTVSGSRETFTLGNDSDPTRSRTPEASPATANKTSSGQRSFPLGGSSNAKHTSSGVNNSSIKNYDSTIKGIESLHFDDEERFH